The Euphorbia lathyris chromosome 4, ddEupLath1.1, whole genome shotgun sequence genomic interval TTCTTTATGGACTTCATGGTTTTCAACCGATGAATTGCTTCATAAGCGACGATGATGTTATCTGAGACCAGTCTCTCCGATAAAAAGGCACTCTGATTTTCTGAAATGACTGATGGTAGTACCTGTTTGAATCGGTTAGCTAGCATTTTGGAGATGATTTTAAATAGAACGTTGAATAGCACTATAGGTCTCAAGTCGGTCATAAATTCCACATCTGTTTTCTTCGGTATCAAAAACTATATGAGTATCTGTCatacccgaccctagacgacctcaatcggcatcgggcgtgaaatagaaagatcatagtcaacacttaggagtctccaatttatcccaatatcataatatcatattatattacaattaaaataccaaagttctaactgtaattctaacaataaataACCAACTTCCAAATCTCGCCTAATTGGTCGGTAATCAAAACCttaagggatttaatcaaaaccttataaaatatactcaaaacttaagttcataaaataaaatttgtgtatgtgtatccatcctcgaatttcacccgtgtagcttatcacatcaataatcgagatatctcatttatatcccgttccttgcctaacgttaggactaccagccgtgcactctggccataccgccattagatatggtcttacaaatacaactcctaccccgggcaatcctagatggacaaaaccattttatctttcaaaatatcacaattcataaaaatcatatatggatttcaatccaaaataataacaacaataaccgcaacagatttctcaatccaaaaacacttcgtaagaaatcatcaaattcattttattcaatatatatatacattgaaaccaaaaatgtatatatatatatatgtaaatcaaccaaattaagccttaaatcaacataatcaagtaaaatctgaaattcacatagaagcataatcaatagcttcatttgaaccataatttcacaataaaaagcaaaatcgtgaaaaatcccaattttacaaaagtcctgcataaccttaaaatatcactttctgaaaactctttgattatatatatatatatatatatatatatatatatatatatatttatttatttatatacatcaaactcaaaatatagttgatagttacttaccttggttactaattgaagaaaacacactcgttcgattctcctctaaattctgtctaagacgtttccctccaaacactgccgaaacttaaaaactcttcggttaggacttagatctatatacAAAGATACTAtagttccaatttcgagtgattcggacggtcgaatctccgtaaatcaaagaaacggtggaaaaacggtcgaagaacgatgaactgacagaaaagaaaaaaaaacagagaaaaaagaaaaggataATCGCCCACCTCTTGgatttggaatatatatatccaaatccaGCAAAGATTGCATTTGGTCCTCTatctttttataatcttttaaaaattatcctaaacttttaatttatacataaaaccatcgaattaactccaaactttttctatagcaccgaattaacttcacacacccaataattataatatatactaatatcaaaatataaattctagaagtTTAAACACGGACGTGACAGTATCGTTCAGTTCCGGTGGAATGCTTGAGGTCTGTAACATTGACAGGCACGCCATAGTGACATCTGTCCCTACAATATGCCAAAATCGTTGATAAAAGGCCAGGTTCAGTCCGTCTGGTCCTGGACTTTTGTCCGGATGCATCAAGAAGCATGCCAGTCTTACCTCCTCTTCTGTGAATTGCTGATTAAGTCTCTCATTGTCTTCAGTTGAGACTCGAGGTTGGATCAGCGAAAGAATATCATTTGCCTCGCTACCTTGACTTGTAAATACATCCTGGAAATAGTCTTGCAAAGTCTGTTCCATACCACTACCTTTGTTTAATATATGAAAGACGataaatttttctaaatttgtTTAGAACGACTCAATCTTACTTTTATAGtccaaatctagcttaattttgggAGATTGTTTTATAGTGGTACGTAAAAATTGGTTTTGGACAACTCAGATGATAACATGtatgtatatacaaaaaaaaaaaaaattgagcgaATCCgatttagtaatttttttttatacatgcACGTGTAAAATTGTCCCTCTGACAGACCTATCATATATTCGTCACTGTTTGGAGAAAGTGAACAACAGTTATTTGAAGCAGTTGTAATTGAGTAAGAACGCTATAGAGAAGGGGACAACCAAAATCAACATAAAAACCCCAGACAAACTCAAATctttgttaattttaatttttagttttccGATCATTAGTTTGACGATTTCCATTTCAATTTGAAGTTTTGCAATTTCAATTCCTAAAATTGGTAAGCTTCTCAATTTGCTTATCAATTTCAATACCTTAAGTTTGTAAGCTttcaattccatttttaatttcaATGCAATTTCAATTCCTTAAATTTGAAAGCTTACGATTTCGATTTTTCAAGTTTTCAAGCGTTGATTTTCAATTTGGTATTGTTtaaattgcctaaattggttaTATTGGTCTTCCTATCCTAATACCCTATCCAAAATTAGTGAAATTTCAACTATCTATATTCTATGAAAGTTCATCAATTTTAAACGGATCAACGGATAAATCTTATCAAATAATAGACCAGGAGGcgaaaataaatattttgaatAGATCGAGAgataaatattatcaaataataaattatgggCGAAAAAACTAATATTTTGAAAGATGAGGGGTCAAACAGTGATTGATCAAATTGAAATTGCATtgaaattaaaaatggaattgaaAGCTTACGATTTCGATTTTCCAAGTTTTCAAACGTTGATTTTCAATTTGGTATTGTTtaaattgcctaaattggttaTCTTGGTCTTCCTACCCTAATACCCTATCCAAAATTAGTGAAATTTCAACTATCTAtatttgatgaaatttcatcaattttaaGCGGATCAACGGCTAAATCTTatcaaataatagatcaggaggcgaaaataaatattttaaatagatCGAGAgataaatattatcaaataataaattatgagcAAAAAAACTAATATTTTGAAAGATGAGGGGTTAAATAGTGATTTATCATGATTTACTAATCCAATGGATTAGATCATCCAATCTAGAGAGCTACTATACACCATCATTCTACTGGGACATAACCCAAGCGTTCTTGTTCTTAAACCCTAACCAAAACCTCTGTTCTTTGGTAATTTACTTCTTCACTTCAATTGCTTCTGCTTCTCTTCTTCTGATTCTGAAATGGCTTCACGAGCTGGAGCATCGTTCTCTCGCAGGCTGATCTCTGTCGCAAGGGCTCCGTCTCGCCACTCTTCGCCGCCGTCGTTTACCGGCATCCGTCCACCGCCCACTGCCTCCCCCCGCATTCAGTCCCGCCGCCCCTCCTTTGCTCCTTCTAGGTAATTGTTGATACTAATTTACCGACTTTTGTTAGCTGTATAGTTAAtcataagattttttttttttgaaaaatgtaaTCTCGATATTGGATGAGAAATCCATTTGGACTGTGTTCGTTTTAAATTTGTCAGATTGGTTTTCATAAAATCTTTTTATGAAGTAATTTAAAGTGAACTGTTATTTATTGGATTTGGATTGTTTTGTTCAGTTCAATGCTTTCAGCTCAAAGCTAATTCGAATTTAGCTTCTCCTAATTTGGCGTTTTTTCTGCATTTATGGATGCTTATATAATTTTGTAGGAACTTGGGAGAATTGGGATGTATGCAATCATTCTTGCCTCTGTATTCCGCTAATCACCTCACATCACGACTCAATGCTAACTTGCGGGCTTTTTGCGAGCTGTCTCATGGTACCTTCTGCCGCACTTGTCAGGATCGCTAATTGTTGCTTTGTGAGTCTTACTGTTTATAGGGCATGTAGAGAAATGGAAATATAATCttttgaattgttgttattatGGACTAATTCCTGAATAACTCCAATTGCAAACTGTGAATTCCGTTTTGCTTTCATTAACTGTGTAAACAAAATATGGCTCATTGATCTCAGTAGGAATAGCTAggtttttcttcgttttgtgaAATTTTCTTAATGAGAAGAGTTGGGATTGGGATTTATAGGGAGGATTGGAAAAGACGGGTGATGCGCATGGGCTTTCAGTCAGCTAAAGGTGCAGGATTGTTGCCACAATTGTAGGTCTCTATTTTTCTGTTTCTTGTTctcaaaaaaatgaaattggTGAATGATcatttcaaatcaaataaaaacatATACATTGAGGAGTGCGTCAAAAGCTTTCTGTATTTGAGATTAAATTTTCAACTTGATAGTGTGATGCTAAGTTCTTTACATGGTAGATCAGTTCTCTTTGTTCAATCTGTTAAATTAGAGGAAAATGAAATGAGAACTCTCTTTTTACTAGTAAGTTAGATGGATAGATCTTGAGTCAATTTAAATTTATCAATGACTGATTATTCAGACTGATTTAGTTTCTCTTTTGCCCTTTGTTGCCTTCTGCTCTGATTATCAGGACAAAGAACCTGTGATATTTTAGAATACTTATTGACATGAAAGAGAAGGAAATGCTTAATTTGTTGTGCAAATTGACATGAGTGAAAGTTTTGTTTGGTATATTTACTGTTAAGATCCTTGGCCATATTGATTACAAATGAATTCACATCTGTACATGTGTATGGTTATGGACCCCTGTGTGTGTCTGAGAAGAACGTTATCTTATTTGATCTAATGTCTTAAACATGAAGTTCCTTTCGTTTTGAATAATCAAGCAAGTCTAAGGTAATGTCCTTACTACTGAGTTTCAATCAGCCATTATGTAATTACTGGCTCCATGATATTTAGAATTGTTTTAGCAAAGTTTTGTTGAAAAATAGAGGTGTCAAAAAGGGTCATCGTGTCATAATCGAGTTATGTGATTTATATAGTGATTATATGGtgtaaatgcaacaaaaatgataatcgtgTCAGACAAGTTGTCTCTACAAATTGTGCTATCGTGTCAGAAATCAACATCCTATTGAAAAGGGTGAAGATTTCGAGAATGATATGTTTCGTGTTATACGAGAGCTCCCAATCCCATTTTTCGGTTCCTTTTTCTTTATGCGGTCTCTTGACACATCATTCGGTATTTGAGAAGACTATTATTATTGGCATGTTGAATTAGTAGAGAGGAAACTGCTTGCTTGCTGGTTAGTAATCCATAAGAAAGTATGCCAAATGGACAGTGCATAAAGTTGTTTACATGAGTCTTGTGGCTGGAACTCTGCTTTTGATCTATTCGTCGACTCACGAAACAGCAAGTTTCACCTCATGAAGCATTTCTAATATATGGTTTGATTATTAGTACCTTAGTATGCATAATGATAAGATGAAAATAGCATTTAGTCTAGCGATTCACATCTGCACTCGTCATTTATCATTTGCTTCCCCCAAGTATTTCTtcgaataatttttatttggaaaaCTGAGCGACGTAGCTTGGACTTGTATTATATCCTATGTTTCacaaaaattttgattttaaagTGTTTTACATTTCGGAAACTGAAACTGTATGGTACTTATACGAAATGTTTCGGGTCACATttccataatttaaaaaaaaaattatatagtaaATCCGTAGTATTTTCTAGATCATCTTCTACAAGCTTTCAAAATGAAAAGATCTTTTTTCTCTATATTATGTgacttatatataattttttttaaagcatatatataaaaatttatagaTATATCCATATGTTTTTATTATTACACGTTTCCTTTTcctatatttttttacaaatatcatttctcgGTTTCCATTTCCGTATCGGTTTCTATTTCGATGTAACATAGATGATGTGTTAAGGGTAGTAAGATTCTGGCAATGCTACATTTAGGTTGTTTGAGATTTGATATGATTATTAAGCTCTTGACCTTGTAGATTTGAAACATTTGTTCCATTGTGGCAGGTACTTGATGGGCATTCGATCTGCATAATATTGGAACAACATATTGAGGAAGTTAGGATGGGTGTGCCCTGTGGATTCTGGGGTGGTTTATTTTGTAGGAAAATTTTAATAAGAGATCTCATGTTTTTCTGTTACTCCAAAGAGTTTGGAATTTTTCCTATATTTAGGACAAACAATTATATGCAGGTTTTGTGACCAACTGTGTTTTACTTGTTGTCATATTGGTATATTTCTATTGTCTGTAGATTGACTATGCTAATGATAAGCTATAAGCTATTAGGATTCTGAATATTTGCAATCTTGTGCAAACTTTGTCCTTTAATTTGAATTTAGTTCTCCTGTGTTTCATGGAGTTGCATTCAATGGTTGTGGTCTGTTTGATTCTATCGTTGTATATAGTTTTTGTTGCGGgtagatattagttgatttttcttacAAATAGCCCAAACCAATACTTTCTTTGGTTACTATGAACACAAAGTGATGTATATGGTGCATTCTGTAATCATGTTTGAATTAAAGCATCTTGAGGCCTTtgagttttattgtttttacagATCGTTACATATGTGCATCAGAATGCCAACCTCTCACAATATTACttctaaagttgttagtttacACTAACACAAAATAGTAGGAGCCAGAAGAAACTGGCTGCAGAAACAGAATGAGCCAAAAGAGAAAATGCCGGAGAAAGAAGTTGTGACTTATGCATCGGTGCTAGGGCGGAACAAGTCAATCGGCAACAATGCAGAAGGTTCAATAAAACCGTGTGAGCAAGGTGAGATAAAATAAACActtaaaataaaaggaaaagtataaaaataaattttgtagtTTGGCCAATTTGTAAAGATGattcttgtggtttaaaagtttgcaaacacgGGTTCTGTACTTTGTGCAGTTTATAAACTCAGTGATTCCGTCaacaactttttaattttggcatTTAGGTATTTGGCGAGGAGAGAAAAAAGTGAATGTTTGAGCTCCAAATttgatgattttggaaaataaaaaatttggttctaaattgaaaattttcattttgatgttcTTAATGATAATTTTTATAATGTCAAATTAAAAGATATTTTTAGCTCTAAAAAACTTGGTCACCgcttaaataataataaataaaaactatgcAGTGGACAAAAAATGTAACCCTAAATTTTAGGAGTAGTCTTTTGCTAAAAAATTGGAAGGGAAGGCTTgtcccagtacacccttgtggtagGACCTCTTTCCGGATCATCGCTTAGTGGGAATGTGTAGTACACCGAGCCGCCTTTTTTTACTCCTCAAAATAAAAGCATAAATTGGAAAGAAAAAGA includes:
- the LOC136227822 gene encoding uncharacterized protein isoform X1, whose product is MASRAGASFSRRLISVARAPSRHSSPPSFTGIRPPPTASPRIQSRRPSFAPSRNLGELGCMQSFLPLYSANHLTSRLNANLRAFCELSHGTFCRTCQDR
- the LOC136227822 gene encoding uncharacterized protein isoform X3; protein product: MASRAGASFSRRLISVARAPSRHSSPPSFTGIRPPPTASPRIQSRRPSFAPSRNLGELGCMQSFLPLYSANHLTSRLNANLRAFCELSHGT
- the LOC136227822 gene encoding uncharacterized protein isoform X2, which produces MASRAGASFSRRLISVARAPSRHSSPPSFTGIRPPPTASPRIQSRRPSFAPSRNLGELGCMQSFLPLYSANHLTSRLNANLRAFCELSHGRIGKDG